The following DNA comes from Mycoplasma phocoenae.
AAGGAATTAACAGATTCGAAGCTCGTAAATTAATTGCTCAAAAAATGCAGGAGTCAGGATACTTGCTCAAAGTTGAAAAAACAATATCGAATGTTGGCATATCAGAAAGAAGCGGTGAAGTAATTGAAATATTAGTTCAACCACAATGATTCATGAAGATGGACAAAATGTCTAAAATGATTTTAGATAATTTAAATACTGAAGAAAAAGTTAAATTCTTTCCCACTCGTTTTGAAGATGTTATTAAAACATGAATGGAAAATGTTTATGATTGAACCATATCGCGTCAATTATGATGAGGACATAGAATTCCTGCATATTATAAAGGCGAAGAAGTTAAAGTTCAATTAACAAGCCCTGGTGATGAATGAATACAAGATGAAGATGTACTGGACACATGATTTAGTAGTGGGTTGGCTCCATTTGTATTTTTAGGTTGACCACAAAGTAATGCTGAAGTCGAACATTATTATCCAACATCATTATTAGTCACGGGATATGACATTATTTTCTTCTGAGTAGCTCGTATGTACTTCATGGGACTCGAATTTCAACATAAAATCCCCTTTAAAGATGTTTTAATACATGGTTTAGTGCGTGATGAAAATGGTCGTAAAATGTCCAAATCATTGGGCAATGGTATTGACCCAATGAAAGTCATTGACGAGTATGGTTCGGATGTATTGAGAATTGCTTTATTGTTCAATTCAACACCTGGACAAGATATTAATTTCAGTACACAAAAATTAGAAGCTGCTAAATTATTTATAAACAAATTCTGAAACATTGCAAGATACGTAAATTCATTGGAAACAATTGAAAATGATACTCAAAGTTTTGATAATTATGATTTATGAATACTTGAAAAATTAAATGAATTCGAAACTCAATTAGATATTAATATGAATAAATATGAATTCACAGTTGTATATAAAATTATTCAAAAATTCATCGCAAATGAATTTAGTGGATGATACTTAGAGTTTGCTAAATTCAAAAAGAATAATGCACTCATAAAAAACATTTTCAAAAAAATATTATTTTTGATGCATGCATTTTTACCATTCACCACAGATTACTTATTTGAATTAATGTATAATAAAAACTTATTAGAACAACAAGAATTCATCATTGAACAACCAATTTCATTAGAAAATAAAACAGATACAGTTGTTGAATTAATTTCTGAATTACGTAAATACCGTGAATCAAAAAATATTTCAAAATCAAAAGAACTATTGTTCCAAACATCATTAACAAACTTAAGTGAACAAGATTATTTAATAATTTCGAAATTAACTAATTGCACAATGAAAGAAAACAACGATAACTTGATTCAATGTTCAAATTTCACAATTAACATTGTTATGGATCAAGAAACTAAAGATTTAGAAATTGAACGCTTAACTAAATTATTAGAAGATATTCAGATTGACATTGACTTTGTTTCAAAAATGTTGAATAATCCAAAATTTGTAGAAAAAGCAAACCCTGAAAAAGTTACCCAAACAAAAGAAAAACTGAATTTATTCAATACTCAAAAAGCAACATACATCGAAGAGTTGAACAAATTAAAATAATAAAAAACTGACTTAAATTAGATTAACTCTAATTAAACAAGTCAGTTTTTTAGTATAAAATTTATTTAATTTCAATTGTGGAAGGTCATATTCCATGTGGATTCAGTTCTTCTAAAGTAGTTACTGAATAGTTTTCTCCAGTTGAATCGTAACAATACACTAATGAGTCTGGCTTCATAAATTCTAGCATAACTTGTCTACATCCTGAACATGGATAAATTACTGTTTTGCCTGATGATATAATATGGATTTCTTTAAATGTCCCCACTTTAGCTCCATAAGCTACAGAACCAAACAATGCACTTCTTTCAGCACAAAGACCACTTGGAAACGCTATATTTTCCGCGTTAACTCCGTAATATTTATTGTCATTTTCGTCAATAGCAACAGCTGCAACTCTAAATTTTGAATAAGGACAATATGAATACTGTAGTTTTTCTTTTAATTCGTTTATATTTATTTTCATAGTATTATTTTAGCAAATACATATTTATTAAAAACAATTAAACAATAATATTGTCATCGTTTATATATTCATAAAAACCCTTACATAGTTCAATAATGTTATAAAATATAAATACTAATATAAAGGAGAAAGCAAAATATGAAAAAAGACATTTATTCAACAAAAGAATATTTTGATAAATTAGACGGATGATTTAGAGCTGCAAACTTTTTATCTGCTGGTCAAATTTATTTAAGAAATAATCCATTATTAAGAGAAGAATTAACTGCGGATGATATTAAAATTTATCCAATAGGTCACTGAGGAACAATACCAGGTCAAAACTTTATTTATGCTCATTTAAACCGTGTTATAAACAAATATGATTTAGATATGTTTTACATTGAAGGGCCAGGACATGGTGGGCAAGTTATGGTTTCTAACTCATATCTTGACGGTAGTTACTCAGATTTATTTCCTGAAATTACTCAAGATCAAAAAGGAATGCAAAAGTTATTTAAAAACTTTTCATTCCCAGGCGGAATTGCTTCTCATGCAGCACCAGAAACACCGGGGTCAATTCATGAAGGTGGGGAATTAGGTTATTCAATTTCTCATGCGGTTGGGGCTATTTTAGATAATCCTAATGTTATTGCAGCAACCGTTATTGGGGATGGAGAGGCTGAAACAGGGCCATTGTCAGCCGGATGATTCTCTAACTCATTTATTAACCCAGTTACTGATGGAGCCATGTTACCTATTCTTTATTTAAATGGTGGGAAAATTTCTAATCCAACAATTCTTTCGCGTAAAACTGATGAAGAATTAACCCAATTTTTTAATGGTTTGGGTTGAGATCCGATATTTATTGAGGGTAATGATCCTATTAAAATGCACCCAATTATGGCTCAAAAAATGGATGAAGCTATTGAAAAAATAATTAGTATCCAAACTAAAGCCAGAACTAAAAAACCAGAAGAAGCAACAAGACCAAATTGACCAGTTATTGTCGCTCGTTTACCAAAGGGATGAACAGGGCCTGCTGAATGAAATAATGAAGTATTAGAAGGTAGTTTCCGTTCACACCAAGTACCAGTCCCAGTATCGAGTGCAAATTTTCAATATGCTGATAAATTAAAAAACTGATTACTTTCATATAGACCTAATGAATTATTTGATGAAAATGGTACATTCAAAGATGAATATCGTCAAATTAGTCCAAAAGGATTAAAAAGAATGAGCGTTCACCCAATAACAAACGGTGGAATAAATCCTCAAAATTTAGTATTGAATAACTGAAAAGATTTTGCATTAAAATTTGAAACACCAGGCGAGTTAAAAGCACAAGATATGATTGAATTTGGTGGATATATTGCTCAAATTATTAAAGACAACCCAAATAATTTCCGTGTTTTTGGTCCTGATGAAACAAAATCAAATAGATTGAATAAAATTTTTGCAGTTACAAAACGCCAATGATTAGAAAGAATTGATTCAAAACTAGATGAATTTATGTCGCCATACGGTAGAATCATTGATTCGCAATTATCAGAACATCAAGCTGAAGGATTTTTAGAAGGTTATGTATTAACAGGTCGTCATGGATTTTTCGCAAGCTATGAAGCATTTTTAAGGGTTGTTGACTCAATGATTACTCAACATCAAAAATGATTGAAAAAAGCTGACGAATATTCATGAAGAAATGATTATCCATCATTAAACATTATGGCGGTTTCTACGGCATTTCAACAAGATCATAACGGATATACACATCAAGACCCAGGTATTTTAGGTCATTTAGCAGACAAAGATCCTAAATACATTCGTGAATACTTACCTGCGGATACTAACTGTTTATTAGCAACAGCTTCTAAAGCGTTTGCCGATAGAAATGTTATTAACTTAATAGTTGCGTCAAAACAAGTAAGAGATCAATTCTTTTCTGTTGAAGAAGCAGAAGAATTAGTTGAAAAAGGATTGAAAGTTATTGACTGAGCATCAAATACAAAACCAAATGAAGAACCAGATTTAATATTTGTTTCTGCAGGTACTGAACCAACAATTGAAGCACTAGCTTCAATTAATCTAATTAACGCTTGAGATAAAAACTTAAAAATTAGATATGTTAACGTTTTAGATTTATTAAAATTACGCCACCCATCAGTTGATCCAAGAGGATTATCTGACGAAGAATTTAATAAAATATTTACTAAAAACAAACCAATTGTATTCGCATTTCACGGATACGAAGCATTAATTAGAGATATTTTCTTTTTACGTGAAAACCATAATATTAAAATCCACGGATATCGTGAAAATGGAGATATCACAACAACATTTGACATTCGTGTAATGTCTGAAATGGACCGTTTCCATATGGCGGTTACTGCAGCAAAAGAAGTTGCTTTAAAAAACAAAGAAGCTTTTATTGAACAGATGACTGACAAAATTAAATACCACAACGAATATATTCTTGAATACGGTACCGACATTGATGAAGTTAAAAATTGAAAATGAACCCCGTTAAAATAGAATAATAAAACAAGCTGTTGTACTACGCAGCTTGTTTTTTATTTTATAAATCTAACACAAATTCGTTATTTGATATTTTTAATTTCACTTTTTCTTCAGGATGGATTTCATTTTTTAATATAGCTACAGCTAAAAGATTTTCTATATGTTCTTTAATGTATCTTTTTATAACTCTTGCGCCATCGTCATAATTGTATCCATCATTCGCAATTTTGTCGATAACATCATTTGTAAATTCAATGTAGTAATTGTTATGTTTTTTTAATCTTTTTGCTAAATTATTTAGCTCTAATTCAACAATTTGGTGAATGCTTTCTTTTGTTAGTGCATCAAATGCTATTAAATTGTCAATTCTATTTAAAAATTCAGGTCTTAAATGTTTTAATAATTCCTTTTTTATTATCTCCATATTATGTTTTTTATTAGCTATTAATGTTGATGCAATATTAGAAGTCATTATTATAATTGTATTTCTAAAGTTTATAAATTTTCCTCTCGAATCAGTAAGATTACCATTATCCATAATTTGCAATAAAATATTTAAAACATCCGGATGAGCTTTTTCAATTTCATCAAATAAAACTATTGAATAAGGATTTCTTCTTATTAATTCTGTCAAATGTCCCCCTTCATTAAAACCAATGTAACCGGGAGGCGATCCAATTAATTTAGACACAGTGTGTTTTTCCATGTATTCTGACATGTCTAATCTAATTAATTTATTTTCATCATCAAATAAAGCTGAAGCTAATTTTCTTGAAAGTTCAGTTTTACCTACCCCAGTGGGTCCTAAAAATAAGAATGTACCTAGCGGTTGTCTAGGATCATTTACTCCAGCTTTTGATCTTAAAATTGATTGCGACACTAAATGACAAGCATTATCTTGTCCTTTGATATTTTCTTTTAATTCACTTTCTAAATTTAATATTTTATTAATTTCGGTTTTTAATAATTTAGCTACAGGTATTTTTGTTCATTTGGCCACAATTTCTGCAACCTCATCTTCATCAACACTTTCTTTTACTAATTTAGAATTTAAGTTATTAATTTTCAATTCATTTTCTTCGAGTTTTTTTTCTAATGAAGGTAATGTACCATACATTATTTTGGAAGCTTCCGTGTATTTACCTTCTCCTAAAAGTAATTGTTGTTTGTTTTTTAAATAATCTATTTCGTCTTTTATATTTGACATTGTGTTAAATAATTCTTTTTCATTGTTTCATTGTTTTGTTAAACGTTTTACTTCAGTATCTAATTCAGTAATTTCCTTATTTAATTCAATTAATTTATTGTTTTTTTCTTGAGGATTACTATCATCAGATTCAATAGCAAGTTTAGCCATTTTTGCTCTTGCTAAATGCTGACTTGCAATCTCTAATTCCTCAGGTTGTGAATTCATTTCTGTTTTTATTGTTGCTGCCGCTTCATCAATTAAATCAATAGCTTTATCTGGTAAAAAACGCTCAGTAATATATCTATCACTTAATTGTGCGGCCACAACTAAAGCTTGGTCCGTAATTTTAACGCCATGGTATGCTTCAAAACGTTCTTTAATACCTCTTAATATTGTTATGGTGTCTTCAACAGTCGGTTCATTAACATAAATTTTTTGCATTCTACGTTCTAATGCTGCATCAGTTTCAATATATTGTCTATATTCATCATTAGTAGTTGCACCAATTAAATGTAATATACCTCTAGCCATTAATGGTTTAAAAATATTCGCAGCATCCATTGCGCTTTGATTGTTTTTACCAGCTCCAACTAGCATATGTATTTCGTCAATGAATAATAAAATATTACCTTCACTTTTTTCAACAACATCAATTAATTTTTTAAGCCTTTCTTCGAATTGGCCTTGATACATAGCTCCAGCTATCATAGCACTTAAATCTATTTCTCATAATTCTTTATTCAATAAATCATTAGGAACTTGTTTTTCCACAATTTTACGAGCCAACCCTTCAACAATAGCGGTTTTACCAGTGCCTGGTTCACCAACGAGAACTGGATTATTTTTAGTTTTTCTAGATAGTATTCTAATTAATCTTCTTATTTCTTCATCACGATTAATAACAGGTTCTAATTTGTTTTCCTTGGCAAGAGCAATTAAGTCTCTACCGTATTCCCTTAATACTTCTTTACCTTCTAAATTTGTTTGTCATTTTGCGTTCATTTTGCCTCCTTAAATTTAATGATATATCTATATTTTAGCACTCTAAATCAAAGAGTGCCAAATAATAATTAATTTTTTTATTACAGGTTTTAGCAAATTAAATTGCATTTTGTAGTTTAACCTTTAATTACTAATATATGGTGGTAAAATTAAAATAAGGTTTTTAACCTTGTAAAAATATGTTAAATAAGACTTTGAATATTAAAAAAACATTTATATATTCTCAAATAGTGATAATCACTATTCTTTTAGTGTTTTTTTCTATTTATTCGATATGAGATTATTCGTATTACTGAGGATTTATCGTTGGTTTGATCAACTATGTTACTATTCAAATATGACACATAATTGTTGTGAGAACATCTTTAAAACCCAATAAGCAACCAAAAACAATCAAAATAATTATGATGTTTTGATGTGAATTGGCAATTACGATTATTTGCTGCTTATACATATTTTTAATAAACAAAGTATTCGCAAAATATGGATTTCCCAATAGTAATTTAGCTACATATCCAGTCAATATTTATGGTTATATAACCGCATTTAGTACCGTGATATTTAGTTTATTAATTACCGGGATAACAATGTATATATTTTCAAAAAGAAAGGAGAAAAATGGATAAATTATTTGGGCATTGAGCTTTGAATGATGATTCAGCTTGAGGAAATGATTTACCGCAAAACAACCCATTAATTAGTTTGATATTTTTAACAATTCTAATTGTTGCATTTTCAATATTAGTGTTTGTTTATGCGAAGCGTTCCAAAGTTGAAAGAGCACCTTCAAAGTTAATTATTGTTGTTGAACAGTACATTATGTTCATTGATGATATGACGGACCAAGGATCTCAAGGACGACTTACAAAAACCGCTCCTTATTTCTTTAGTTTATTCACTTTCTTAGCAATTGGAAATATGCTTTCAATTTTTGGGTTAGCGCCTATTGCAATGTCGATTACAGCTGTATTCACGTTGTCTGCGATAACATGAATAGGAACTATTATTCTAGGAGCTTGCACTCACAAATTGAAATATTGAAAAGAATGAATAAATCCTTTAGACTGAATCGGAAAAGTAACTCCGATATTAAGTTTAACATTCCGTATGTTTGGTAACATTTCCGGTGGAGCTTTATTAGTTATCTTGCTCGAAGCATTTTTAACATGAATATGAAGTTCTATATTCGGATTTACAAGTGGATCAACCGGGGAACAAATAAACTTGATATCAATACTTATTATTCCTTGATTAAGTTTATATTTCGATTTATTTGATTCAATTCTGCAGGCTTTTGTGTTTGTTGTTTTATCGATAAGTTATTGAACGTTATCGATGGCGCAGACTGAGCAAAATGAGTCAAAAAAACAAGTTAGAAACAAAATGAAAAACATTATAAAAACAAGTCAAAACAATTAACTTTAAAGGAGATAAAATGAATGATATTATTGTAAACGCATTTGATGCGTCAAAAGCGAAAGAAGTTGGAAGCAACGGGCTTTCATATGGATTAGCACTAGTTGGTGCAGGACTAGCAATGTTAGGAGCTGGAGGAGCAGGTATTGGTCAAGGTATTGCAGTTGCTAAAGTTGCGGAAGCAATTGGACGTAACCCTGAAGCTAAATCAAAACTTAACTCTACAATGTTCATCGGGCTTTCAATCATTGAAACATGTGCTATTTATTGTTTCGTTATCGCATTGCTAATTATTTTCGTATAGAAATATATTAAAAATGACACATATTCAATTAATGAGTGAAGGCGGAGTTAATGAAGAATTAAAAAATGTCTTCACAAACTTTGCATTTCAATTACCTTATTTTATTTTTACAATTATTTCTTTTGTTGTAACAATTCTAGTTTTAACTTTTTTAGTATATAAACCAGTTAAAAAAGCTTTGAAAAAAAGACAAGAATTTATACAAAAAAATATTGATGATTCAGTGCAAGCTAAAACAGCAGCTATTGAACTTCAAAACGAAGCAAACGAATCATTAATCGAAACATATAGAAAAGCAGATATGATCATCCATGATGCTAAAATTGATGGAGAAAAAATCGTTGACGTCTTAACAAAAGATGCAAAGGCTAAAGCAGAACACATGATTCAACAAACAAATATTTCAATCAATAAAGGTTGACGTGATTTTGAAAAAGAAGAAAAACGTATTATCACTGAAAACGCTATTGAAATTGCTAAAAAAATTATCGGTCGCGAAATAAAGGACGAAGAAAATAAAAAAATGATTCAACAATTATTAGATGAGGCATCATAAAACATGTTAGAAAAAGAAAAAATCCAAAATTACGCAATCGCTCTTTTTGAACTATCCACAGAGCAAAACAAAACTGATGAGTTTTATATTCAATTCAAAAAGATTACAT
Coding sequences within:
- a CDS encoding valine--tRNA ligase, with the translated sequence MEKNFNHKIIEEGRYDKWVNSKVFEQHDKTKRPFTIILPPPNVTGILHIGHALDTYLQDTMIRYKKIRGFDTLFLPGKDHAGIATQSKVEKLLQEQGVSKHEIGRDKFIEKVWEWKNKYGSIIDSQWKSLGLALDYSHERFTLDQNANEAVLKVFVDLYNKGIIYRGTRAISWDPVLETALSNIEVISNPIEQEMYYIKYPIKGTEEFLEVATTRIETIPSDVAIAFHPSDERYKKYLSSVVVHPFTNKEIPIITDDYIDPEFGSGLMKVSAHATNDIDIITKNNLEINECIDSKGNMNSLANEFEGINRFEARKLIAQKMQESGYLLKVEKTISNVGISERSGEVIEILVQPQWFMKMDKMSKMILDNLNTEEKVKFFPTRFEDVIKTWMENVYDWTISRQLWWGHRIPAYYKGEEVKVQLTSPGDEWIQDEDVLDTWFSSGLAPFVFLGWPQSNAEVEHYYPTSLLVTGYDIIFFWVARMYFMGLEFQHKIPFKDVLIHGLVRDENGRKMSKSLGNGIDPMKVIDEYGSDVLRIALLFNSTPGQDINFSTQKLEAAKLFINKFWNIARYVNSLETIENDTQSFDNYDLWILEKLNEFETQLDINMNKYEFTVVYKIIQKFIANEFSGWYLEFAKFKKNNALIKNIFKKILFLMHAFLPFTTDYLFELMYNKNLLEQQEFIIEQPISLENKTDTVVELISELRKYRESKNISKSKELLFQTSLTNLSEQDYLIISKLTNCTMKENNDNLIQCSNFTINIVMDQETKDLEIERLTKLLEDIQIDIDFVSKMLNNPKFVEKANPEKVTQTKEKLNLFNTQKATYIEELNKLK
- a CDS encoding F0F1 ATP synthase subunit A; translation: MDKLFGHWALNDDSAWGNDLPQNNPLISLIFLTILIVAFSILVFVYAKRSKVERAPSKLIIVVEQYIMFIDDMTDQGSQGRLTKTAPYFFSLFTFLAIGNMLSIFGLAPIAMSITAVFTLSAITWIGTIILGACTHKLKYWKEWINPLDWIGKVTPILSLTFRMFGNISGGALLVILLEAFLTWIWSSIFGFTSGSTGEQINLISILIIPWLSLYFDLFDSILQAFVFVVLSISYWTLSMAQTEQNESKKQVRNKMKNIIKTSQNN
- a CDS encoding ATP-dependent Clp protease ATP-binding subunit; translated protein: MNAKWQTNLEGKEVLREYGRDLIALAKENKLEPVINRDEEIRRLIRILSRKTKNNPVLVGEPGTGKTAIVEGLARKIVEKQVPNDLLNKELWEIDLSAMIAGAMYQGQFEERLKKLIDVVEKSEGNILLFIDEIHMLVGAGKNNQSAMDAANIFKPLMARGILHLIGATTNDEYRQYIETDAALERRMQKIYVNEPTVEDTITILRGIKERFEAYHGVKITDQALVVAAQLSDRYITERFLPDKAIDLIDEAAATIKTEMNSQPEELEIASQHLARAKMAKLAIESDDSNPQEKNNKLIELNKEITELDTEVKRLTKQWNNEKELFNTMSNIKDEIDYLKNKQQLLLGEGKYTEASKIMYGTLPSLEKKLEENELKINNLNSKLVKESVDEDEVAEIVAKWTKIPVAKLLKTEINKILNLESELKENIKGQDNACHLVSQSILRSKAGVNDPRQPLGTFLFLGPTGVGKTELSRKLASALFDDENKLIRLDMSEYMEKHTVSKLIGSPPGYIGFNEGGHLTELIRRNPYSIVLFDEIEKAHPDVLNILLQIMDNGNLTDSRGKFINFRNTIIIMTSNIASTLIANKKHNMEIIKKELLKHLRPEFLNRIDNLIAFDALTKESIHQIVELELNNLAKRLKKHNNYYIEFTNDVIDKIANDGYNYDDGARVIKRYIKEHIENLLAVAILKNEIHPEEKVKLKISNNEFVLDL
- a CDS encoding phosphoketolase encodes the protein MKKDIYSTKEYFDKLDGWFRAANFLSAGQIYLRNNPLLREELTADDIKIYPIGHWGTIPGQNFIYAHLNRVINKYDLDMFYIEGPGHGGQVMVSNSYLDGSYSDLFPEITQDQKGMQKLFKNFSFPGGIASHAAPETPGSIHEGGELGYSISHAVGAILDNPNVIAATVIGDGEAETGPLSAGWFSNSFINPVTDGAMLPILYLNGGKISNPTILSRKTDEELTQFFNGLGWDPIFIEGNDPIKMHPIMAQKMDEAIEKIISIQTKARTKKPEEATRPNWPVIVARLPKGWTGPAEWNNEVLEGSFRSHQVPVPVSSANFQYADKLKNWLLSYRPNELFDENGTFKDEYRQISPKGLKRMSVHPITNGGINPQNLVLNNWKDFALKFETPGELKAQDMIEFGGYIAQIIKDNPNNFRVFGPDETKSNRLNKIFAVTKRQWLERIDSKLDEFMSPYGRIIDSQLSEHQAEGFLEGYVLTGRHGFFASYEAFLRVVDSMITQHQKWLKKADEYSWRNDYPSLNIMAVSTAFQQDHNGYTHQDPGILGHLADKDPKYIREYLPADTNCLLATASKAFADRNVINLIVASKQVRDQFFSVEEAEELVEKGLKVIDWASNTKPNEEPDLIFVSAGTEPTIEALASINLINAWDKNLKIRYVNVLDLLKLRHPSVDPRGLSDEEFNKIFTKNKPIVFAFHGYEALIRDIFFLRENHNIKIHGYRENGDITTTFDIRVMSEMDRFHMAVTAAKEVALKNKEAFIEQMTDKIKYHNEYILEYGTDIDEVKNWKWTPLK
- the atpE gene encoding ATP synthase F0 subunit C produces the protein MNDIIVNAFDASKAKEVGSNGLSYGLALVGAGLAMLGAGGAGIGQGIAVAKVAEAIGRNPEAKSKLNSTMFIGLSIIETCAIYCFVIALLIIFV
- the atpF gene encoding F0F1 ATP synthase subunit B, with amino-acid sequence MTHIQLMSEGGVNEELKNVFTNFAFQLPYFIFTIISFVVTILVLTFLVYKPVKKALKKRQEFIQKNIDDSVQAKTAAIELQNEANESLIETYRKADMIIHDAKIDGEKIVDVLTKDAKAKAEHMIQQTNISINKGWRDFEKEEKRIITENAIEIAKKIIGREIKDEENKKMIQQLLDEAS
- the cdd gene encoding cytidine deaminase codes for the protein MKININELKEKLQYSYCPYSKFRVAAVAIDENDNKYYGVNAENIAFPSGLCAERSALFGSVAYGAKVGTFKEIHIISSGKTVIYPCSGCRQVMLEFMKPDSLVYCYDSTGENYSVTTLEELNPHGIWPSTIEIK